In Rutidosis leptorrhynchoides isolate AG116_Rl617_1_P2 chromosome 2, CSIRO_AGI_Rlap_v1, whole genome shotgun sequence, one genomic interval encodes:
- the LOC139893514 gene encoding syntaxin-81-like has product MAKIRDRTEDFKDAVNRSALSLGFNEAKRAALMASFIIHKPRERSQYTKAALKTLESIETLEQFLIKHRKDYIDPHRTTEEERDSIEHEVSIFVKACKEQIDFLQSSITDEEVNSKGWLGISRDNANADTIAHKHGVVLILSEKLHSVTSQFDQLRAVRFQEAINRAMPRRKPKRAPEKTSADVTRSSNNFELTSSDTRDPGELQTEPLKVQQQLLDDETRALQVELSSLLDAARDTETKMVEMSALNHLMSTHVLQQAQQIEYLYDQAVEATKNVELGNKELTQAIERNSSSRTFLLLFLIVLTFSVLFLDWYS; this is encoded by the exons ATGGCTAAGATTAGAGATCGGACTGAAGACTTTAAAGATGCTGTCAATAGGAGTGCTTTGTCTTTGGGATTTAATGAG GCCAAAAGAGCTGCGCTAATGGCATCTTTTATTATACACAAACCTAGGGAAAGATCACAATATACCAAGGCTGCATTGAAGACG CTAGAGAGCATAGAGACTCTAGAACAGTTCTTGATAAAGCATAGGAAGGATTATATAGACCCTCACCGTACCACAGAAGAAGAGAGGGACAGCATTGAGCATGAA GTCAGCATATTTGTTAAAGCTTGTAAAGAGCAGATTGACTTTCTCCAAAGTAGCATCACGGATGAAGAAGTAAATTCAAAGGGCTGGCTCGGTATTAGTCGTGACAATGCTAATGCTGATACTATTGCACATAAACATGGAGTG GTTTTAATTTTAAGTGAAAAGCTTCATTCAGTGACATCACAATTTGATCAACTCAGAGCTGTACGTTTTCAAGAGGCCATTAATCGGGCTATGCCTAGAAGAAAACCAAAACGGGCTCCTGAAAAAACTTCTGCTGATGTCACTCGGTCTAGCAACAATTTTGAGTTAACAAGTTCAGATACCAGGGACCCTGGTGAACTCCAAACCGAACCCTTGAAAGTCCAACAGCAACTTTTAGATGATGAAACCCGTGCTCTTCAG GTGGAGTTATCGAGTCTTCTAGATGCTGCACGTGATACAGAAACAAAGATGGTAGAGATGTCAGCATTGAATCATCTGATGTCAACTCATGTTTTGCAACAGGCACAACAAATAGAGTATTTGTATGACCAG gCGGTTGAAGCAACGAAGAATGTAGAGTTGGGTAACAAAGAATTGACACAAGCCATTGAGCGAAATAGCAGTAGTAGAACTTTTCTTTTGCTTTTCCTTATTGTCCTTACCTTTTCTGTTCTTTTTCTTGACTGGTACAGTTAA